One genomic window of Clostridioides sp. ES-S-0054-01 includes the following:
- a CDS encoding fumarate hydratase: protein MRKIKSEQIVEQVKKLCIEASLYLGEDVLSCIKEKAKSEKSEVGKNILNILVENAEIAKEKNIPICQDTGMAVFFVEIGQEVVIEGDTLTDAINEGVKQGYEEGYLRKSVVSPISRVNTKDNTPAVIHYDMVKGDKIKIEFAAKGFGSENMSKMKMLKPSDGLEGIKKFIIDTVSEAGPNPCPPMVIGVGIGGTVDKCAQIAKKALFRELGEFNQDENIAKLESELLTSINKLGIGPQGLGGTTTALGLNIETFPTHIAGLPVVVNINCHASRHKKVVI from the coding sequence TTGAGGAAAATAAAATCTGAACAAATAGTCGAACAAGTAAAAAAACTTTGTATAGAAGCGAGCCTATATTTAGGAGAAGATGTTTTAAGCTGTATAAAAGAGAAAGCCAAAAGTGAAAAGAGTGAAGTTGGAAAAAATATATTAAATATATTAGTTGAAAACGCTGAAATAGCTAAAGAAAAAAATATACCAATATGCCAAGATACTGGTATGGCTGTATTTTTTGTTGAAATAGGACAAGAGGTTGTAATTGAAGGAGATACTCTTACTGATGCTATAAATGAGGGAGTAAAACAAGGGTATGAAGAAGGTTATTTAAGAAAATCTGTTGTAAGCCCGATTAGTAGAGTGAATACAAAAGATAATACACCTGCTGTTATTCATTATGATATGGTAAAAGGTGATAAAATTAAAATAGAATTTGCAGCAAAGGGATTTGGAAGCGAAAATATGAGTAAAATGAAAATGTTAAAACCATCAGATGGGTTAGAAGGAATTAAAAAATTCATAATAGATACAGTTTCAGAAGCTGGACCTAATCCATGCCCTCCTATGGTAATTGGAGTTGGTATAGGTGGGACTGTGGATAAATGTGCTCAAATAGCTAAAAAGGCACTTTTTAGAGAACTAGGTGAATTTAATCAGGACGAAAATATAGCAAAACTTGAAAGTGAATTATTAACATCTATTAATAAGCTTGGTATAGGACCTCAAGGCTTAGGTGGCACTACAACAGCTTTGGGATTAAACATAGAGACTTTTCCTACACATATAGCAGGTCTTCCTGTTGTTGTAAATATAAACTGCCATGCATCAAGACATAAAAAGGTAGTAATTTAG
- a CDS encoding DUF1015 domain-containing protein produces MATIKPFKAIRPNKYIVDKVAALPYDVMNSKEARRLAQGNPYSFLHIDKSEIDLDENIDLYDEKVYLKARENLDKFRKQEILVKDDKESIYIYKQIMDGRAQVGIVACISVDESLNGTIKKHEYTRPEKEIDRTKHIKYCDANTGTILVTYKHQRLIDDIINDFMDNNEPLYDFITDDKIEHTVWKIDNDDIICNLVDEFGKLDYLYIADGHHRTASAENVAKEMRAKNPNYTGKEEFNYFIAMIAPDENLMVLDYNRVIKDLNGLSEEEFIDKIKENFELEEIEGKEKYKPDKKGTFGMYLGDKWYKMKANKNLLAIEDPVDSLDISILQDYVIDAILGIDNPRVDKRIDFIGGIRGLEELEKRVNEDMKVAFAMYPTSIEDLIRVADADKIMPAKSTWFEPKVRCGLFLHEINE; encoded by the coding sequence ATGGCAACGATTAAACCATTTAAGGCGATTAGACCAAATAAATATATAGTAGATAAAGTAGCAGCACTTCCTTACGATGTTATGAATAGTAAAGAAGCTAGAAGACTTGCACAAGGGAATCCATATTCATTTTTGCATATAGATAAATCAGAAATTGATTTAGATGAAAACATAGATTTATATGATGAAAAAGTTTATTTAAAAGCGCGAGAAAATTTAGATAAGTTTCGAAAACAAGAAATTCTAGTAAAAGATGACAAAGAGAGTATATATATATATAAACAAATCATGGATGGTAGAGCTCAAGTTGGCATAGTAGCATGTATATCAGTTGATGAAAGTTTAAATGGAACAATAAAAAAACATGAGTACACTCGACCAGAGAAAGAAATTGATAGGACTAAACATATAAAATATTGTGATGCTAATACGGGAACTATACTTGTAACTTATAAACATCAAAGGTTGATAGATGACATAATCAATGATTTTATGGATAATAATGAACCTTTATATGATTTTATAACAGATGACAAGATAGAGCATACAGTATGGAAGATTGATAATGATGATATAATATGTAACTTAGTAGATGAATTTGGAAAATTAGATTATCTATACATTGCAGATGGTCATCATAGGACAGCTTCAGCAGAAAATGTAGCTAAAGAAATGAGGGCTAAAAATCCAAATTATACTGGAAAAGAAGAATTTAATTACTTTATAGCAATGATTGCACCAGATGAGAATTTAATGGTTTTGGATTATAATAGAGTTATCAAAGACTTAAATGGTTTAAGTGAGGAAGAATTTATAGACAAAATAAAAGAAAATTTTGAACTAGAAGAAATAGAAGGAAAAGAAAAATATAAACCTGACAAAAAAGGAACTTTCGGAATGTATCTAGGAGATAAATGGTACAAAATGAAAGCAAATAAAAATTTATTAGCAATAGAAGACCCTGTTGACTCATTAGATATTTCCATATTACAAGACTATGTTATTGATGCTATTTTAGGGATTGACAATCCTAGAGTAGATAAAAGAATTGATTTCATCGGTGGAATTAGAGGTCTTGAAGAATTAGAAAAAAGAGTTAATGAAGATATGAAGGTAGCGTTTGCAATGTATCCTACTAGTATTGAGGATTTAATAAGAGTAGCAGATGCAGACAAGATAATGCCAGCTAAGTCAACATGGTTTGAACCTAAAGTAAGATGTGGGCTATTTCTACATGAAATAAATGAATAA
- a CDS encoding ABC transporter ATP-binding protein codes for MEKIKLSIENINKRYDNRVIFRNFNIDFYMNEVNCILGKSGCGKTTLLNIISGIIKNDTDNLNIKENLNKVGNKLEASYIFQDDRLIDWLTVEENIKIVVNKYYNKTQLNKICDEYLELVGISEYKKFYPQMLSGGIRQRVNIARAFIYPSRNIIMDEPFKSIDVKNIHLIMNNFKNILSKEKRTVLFVTHNIEEALFLADRIFILGDSPIIIKKILKNSKELEKNEVLKLI; via the coding sequence ATGGAAAAGATAAAGTTAAGTATTGAGAATATAAATAAAAGATATGATAATCGTGTGATATTTAGAAATTTTAATATTGATTTTTATATGAATGAGGTTAATTGTATCCTCGGAAAATCTGGTTGTGGGAAAACTACACTTTTAAATATAATAAGTGGGATTATTAAAAATGATACTGACAATTTAAATATCAAAGAAAATTTAAATAAAGTAGGAAATAAGTTGGAAGCTAGTTACATATTTCAAGATGATAGGCTTATAGATTGGTTAACAGTAGAAGAAAATATAAAGATAGTTGTAAATAAATACTACAATAAAACTCAACTAAATAAAATTTGTGATGAATATTTAGAATTGGTTGGAATTAGTGAGTATAAAAAATTCTATCCTCAGATGCTTAGTGGAGGTATTAGACAAAGAGTAAATATTGCTAGAGCTTTTATATATCCATCAAGAAACATTATAATGGATGAGCCTTTTAAATCTATTGACGTAAAGAATATACATCTTATAATGAATAATTTCAAAAATATATTAAGTAAAGAAAAAAGAACTGTGTTATTTGTAACTCATAATATTGAAGAAGCATTATTTTTAGCGGATAGGATATTTATTTTAGGAGATTCTCCAATTATAATAAAAAAAATATTAAAAAATTCTAAGGAATTGGAAAAAAATGAAGTTTTGAAGTTGATATAG
- a CDS encoding ABC transporter substrate-binding protein — translation MKKYISIILLVAVTVIFFVGCSPGKDESQEKELSVVKEVKVAVPDGLPAVSIAKLANENPEIKGGYETVYSIEKTPEAISTRVMKKDVDIAIVPSNMAAIAYNKTSAYNIVGTVGMGSFYLVSTENIKDYSDLVGKEVGCTGKGLTPDLTIKNILLQKGINYSDINFNYVNSASELVPLLATGKVKTGIVPEPALSALMSKNPDIKIIKSLNDSWKEVSGSKDGYPQSTLIVNSEFLKDNKDFVDSFVGQLSNSIDWANKSPEELGAYSEKIKISTESKIIGKSLERANLKYIPVKDMIKDYKNYYEKLADFDDKTLGGKVPDEAIYFVEK, via the coding sequence ATGAAAAAGTATATTTCTATAATATTATTAGTAGCAGTGACTGTGATTTTTTTTGTAGGATGCTCACCAGGAAAAGATGAATCTCAAGAGAAAGAGTTATCAGTTGTCAAAGAAGTAAAAGTAGCTGTTCCAGATGGATTGCCAGCAGTATCAATAGCTAAACTTGCAAATGAAAATCCAGAGATTAAAGGTGGATATGAAACAGTGTATAGCATTGAAAAGACACCAGAGGCGATTTCCACTAGAGTGATGAAAAAAGATGTAGATATAGCTATAGTTCCTTCAAACATGGCTGCAATAGCATATAATAAAACTTCAGCATATAATATAGTTGGAACTGTGGGAATGGGCTCGTTTTATTTAGTATCAACAGAAAATATAAAAGACTATTCTGATTTAGTTGGTAAAGAAGTTGGATGCACTGGAAAAGGACTTACTCCAGATTTAACTATAAAAAACATTTTATTACAAAAGGGTATAAATTATTCAGATATAAATTTTAATTATGTAAATTCAGCAAGTGAATTGGTACCATTATTGGCTACTGGTAAAGTTAAAACAGGTATTGTTCCAGAACCTGCACTTAGTGCGTTGATGTCTAAAAATCCCGATATAAAAATTATAAAAAGTTTAAATGACTCGTGGAAGGAAGTAAGTGGCTCAAAAGACGGTTATCCTCAATCTACTCTAATTGTAAACTCTGAATTCTTGAAAGATAATAAAGATTTTGTGGATTCTTTTGTAGGTCAATTATCAAATAGTATAGATTGGGCAAATAAAAGCCCTGAAGAATTAGGTGCATATTCTGAAAAAATAAAAATATCTACTGAATCAAAGATAATAGGAAAATCTCTTGAAAGAGCTAATTTAAAATATATTCCAGTTAAAGACATGATTAAAGACTATAAAAATTACTATGAGAAATTAGCTGATTTTGATGATAAGACATTAGGAGGCAAAGTACCAGATGAAGCAATATACTTTGTTGAGAAATAA
- a CDS encoding ABC transporter permease subunit, with protein sequence MKQYTLLRNKKNKEQFIDKLEVTLSCVILLFLWQIIALKINNDIFLPTVGQVFNSIKEIILNSSFYTDILYSMGRCFFSFLFAMIFAIIFSIVSYLSRFFRNLLKPINALTRSIPTMILVVLALIWFEKDSTPFIVGFTIVFPILYDNVLGAILDIDKNLLEMANVYKIRFIDKVLKIYLPAIKFQIISILVSTFSLSLKVAIAGEVYSQPTYGIGTMIQAEKINFNTSGIFAWIIIVLLISAILQIAQKFLARRTFLWKR encoded by the coding sequence ATGAAGCAATATACTTTGTTGAGAAATAAAAAGAATAAAGAACAATTTATAGATAAATTAGAGGTAACACTTTCTTGTGTTATCCTCTTATTTTTATGGCAAATTATTGCTTTAAAAATTAATAATGATATTTTTTTACCAACGGTAGGTCAAGTATTTAATAGTATAAAAGAAATTATACTGAATTCTAGTTTCTATACAGACATACTTTATTCTATGGGGAGATGTTTTTTTAGTTTTTTATTTGCTATGATTTTTGCTATTATATTTTCAATCGTGTCTTATTTAAGTAGGTTTTTTAGAAATTTATTAAAACCAATAAATGCTTTGACACGTTCAATACCAACTATGATATTGGTAGTACTTGCACTTATTTGGTTTGAAAAGGATAGCACACCTTTTATAGTTGGATTTACTATAGTTTTTCCGATATTGTATGATAATGTTTTAGGAGCTATATTGGATATAGACAAGAACTTACTAGAAATGGCGAATGTGTATAAAATAAGGTTTATAGATAAGGTATTAAAAATTTATTTACCAGCCATAAAATTTCAAATTATATCTATACTAGTATCAACCTTTTCTTTAAGTTTGAAAGTTGCTATAGCAGGAGAGGTATATAGTCAACCTACATATGGTATTGGAACTATGATACAGGCTGAAAAAATTAACTTTAATACATCTGGAATATTTGCGTGGATAATTATTGTTCTTTTAATTTCTGCCATTTTGCAAATAGCTCAAAAGTTTTTAGCAAGGAGAACTTTTTTATGGAAAAGATAA
- the ybaK gene encoding Cys-tRNA(Pro) deacylase: protein MVKTNAMRILDSNKIDYKVMSYEVKSEHVDGVEVAHDIGRNVNEVYKTLVTQGVSKNIYVYVIPVHENLDLKKAAKVAKEKSVEMIHVKDINKFTGYIRGGCSPIGMKKLYKTFVNESAKNLDTIIVSAGKIGYQIELSPFDLQRLIKVEFVDVVKK, encoded by the coding sequence ATGGTTAAGACTAATGCTATGAGAATATTAGATTCAAATAAGATTGATTATAAAGTAATGTCTTATGAAGTAAAAAGTGAACATGTAGATGGTGTTGAGGTAGCACATGATATAGGAAGAAATGTAAATGAAGTGTATAAGACCTTAGTAACTCAAGGAGTTAGTAAGAATATATATGTGTATGTAATACCAGTACATGAAAACCTAGACTTAAAAAAGGCTGCAAAAGTAGCTAAAGAAAAAAGTGTGGAGATGATTCATGTAAAAGATATAAATAAGTTTACAGGTTATATTAGAGGTGGATGCTCCCCTATAGGTATGAAAAAACTTTATAAAACTTTTGTAAATGAAAGTGCAAAAAATTTAGATACAATTATTGTGAGTGCAGGAAAAATAGGCTATCAAATAGAACTATCGCCATTTGATTTACAAAGGCTTATAAAAGTAGAATTTGTAGATGTGGTAAAAAAATAA
- a CDS encoding YgiQ family radical SAM protein, producing the protein MENRFLPISKQDMIDRGWEELDFVLVTGDAYVDHHSFGTAIISRVLENAGYKVGIIAQPNWKTTDDFMKLGKPRLGFLVNAGNMDSMVNHYSVSKKHRDKDMYSPGGKMGYRPDRATIVYCNKIREAYSDVAIVIGGIEASLRRFAHYDYWSDKVRKSMLIDSGADLLVYGMSEKQIVEVANALNDGYDPKYIRHIDGTCYIADTLEEIYDKYILIPSYKEICEDKMKYVEAFKIQYDEQDPFRGNIIVQPHGSKYLVQNKPEKPLSREELDEVYGLPYQKTYHPVYEKFGGIPAIEEVKFSIVSSRGCFGSCSFCAITFHQGRAVQSRSEKSIIDEAIGITNLTDFKGYIHDVGGPTANFRRPACNKQITKGACKNRQCLSPSPCKNLDADHSEYLHLLRAVRKLPKIKKVFVRSGIRYDYVMADKNNKFLRELIEHHVSGQLKVAPEHISEEVLKYMQKPAGKTYDKFRQKFFAINEELGKKQYLIPYLMSSHPGSTLSSAIELAEYLRDTHYQPEQVQDFYPTPGTLSTTMFYTGIDPLTMKPVYVPKSKRDKAMQRALLQYRAPRNYDLVYSALVEAGREDLIGFGHRCLIKPKDEKPYFNRNNSKKNVSKGVNKNKKTNTNNRTNKNQQKSSTKKRKTLEYK; encoded by the coding sequence ATGGAAAATAGGTTTTTACCAATAAGCAAACAAGATATGATAGATAGAGGATGGGAAGAATTAGATTTTGTTCTAGTTACAGGAGATGCTTATGTAGACCATCATAGTTTTGGAACAGCAATAATATCTAGAGTTTTAGAAAATGCTGGGTATAAAGTTGGGATAATAGCTCAACCAAACTGGAAGACTACAGATGATTTTATGAAGCTAGGAAAACCTAGACTTGGGTTTTTAGTCAATGCAGGAAATATGGATTCAATGGTCAATCATTATTCTGTAAGCAAAAAACATAGAGACAAGGATATGTATTCTCCAGGTGGAAAAATGGGTTATAGACCAGATAGAGCTACTATAGTATATTGTAATAAAATAAGAGAAGCATACAGTGATGTTGCAATAGTAATAGGTGGAATTGAAGCTAGTTTAAGAAGATTTGCACACTACGATTATTGGAGTGATAAGGTTAGAAAGTCTATGTTAATAGATAGTGGAGCAGATTTACTAGTTTATGGTATGAGTGAAAAGCAGATTGTAGAAGTAGCCAATGCACTTAATGATGGATATGACCCAAAATATATTAGACATATTGATGGGACATGCTATATTGCAGATACATTGGAAGAGATATATGATAAATATATATTAATTCCATCATATAAAGAAATATGTGAAGATAAAATGAAGTATGTAGAAGCTTTTAAAATTCAATATGATGAACAAGACCCATTTAGAGGAAATATAATTGTTCAACCTCATGGAAGTAAGTATTTAGTTCAAAATAAGCCAGAGAAACCACTTAGCAGGGAAGAATTAGACGAAGTATATGGATTGCCATATCAAAAGACATACCATCCTGTATATGAAAAATTTGGTGGGATACCAGCTATAGAAGAAGTAAAATTTAGTATAGTAAGTTCAAGAGGATGCTTTGGTAGTTGTTCATTTTGTGCAATAACATTTCATCAAGGTAGGGCAGTGCAAAGTAGAAGTGAAAAATCAATTATTGATGAAGCAATAGGAATAACAAATTTAACTGATTTTAAAGGGTATATACATGATGTTGGAGGTCCAACAGCTAATTTTAGAAGACCAGCTTGTAACAAACAAATTACTAAAGGTGCTTGTAAAAATAGACAATGTTTATCGCCATCACCATGTAAAAATCTAGATGCAGACCACAGTGAATATCTACACTTACTTAGAGCTGTAAGAAAATTACCTAAAATAAAAAAGGTGTTTGTGCGTTCTGGTATTAGATACGATTATGTAATGGCAGATAAGAACAATAAGTTTCTTAGAGAATTGATAGAGCATCATGTAAGTGGTCAACTAAAGGTAGCTCCAGAACATATATCAGAAGAAGTTTTAAAGTATATGCAAAAACCAGCAGGAAAAACTTATGATAAATTTAGACAGAAGTTTTTTGCTATAAATGAAGAGTTAGGTAAGAAGCAATATTTGATACCATACTTAATGTCTAGTCATCCTGGTTCTACCTTAAGTAGTGCTATAGAGTTAGCTGAGTATTTAAGGGATACTCACTATCAACCAGAGCAGGTTCAGGATTTTTATCCAACTCCTGGGACTCTATCTACAACTATGTTTTATACAGGTATAGACCCACTTACAATGAAACCAGTTTATGTGCCTAAATCAAAACGAGACAAGGCAATGCAAAGAGCTTTATTACAGTATAGAGCACCTAGAAATTATGATTTAGTGTACTCTGCATTAGTTGAAGCAGGAAGAGAAGACTTAATAGGCTTTGGGCATAGATGTCTTATAAAGCCAAAAGATGAAAAGCCTTATTTTAATAGAAATAATTCTAAAAAAAATGTATCTAAGGGTGTAAATAAAAACAAAAAAACTAATACAAATAACAGAACTAATAAAAATCAACAAAAAAGTTCAACTAAAAAAAGAAAAACATTAGAATATAAATAA
- a CDS encoding diguanylate cyclase codes for MMNRLKPRILGISILFIIIIILTCGAIFKFKFKLDNKLKETTYTYLSEFTEHNIINLKTRLSGQFDMLESIANFIGNLSNVNDEMVIDLMDYGVKRSSLIRMTISTLDGKSYSNDGIISNIQDRDYFKKAKNGQRNISEPSKSIVNNKEIIVLSTPIYKSGKIVGILSGIYDSKKLNELLGLSAFDKKADVFIAEKNGDIIAQNTNSKMLSCIFKLFDKDNCDEVDCLKTIKENMKSYKSGYSNYNLDNEKFILNYQPLGINDWYVFSVVPNEIVSIQSENISYDVYIFALEILLVILIFIVYIACIINNNTKVIINEKEKFKALTDNILGGVKNCLKDEYMTMTYVSQGFLELTGYSDEDLNKIFKNRFKDMIYKEDIYKFNCIILNQLEKQDKIEVEYRIVKKDGSIIWVLERSKSIKDSKENECIQGVLTDITELKKIQGELHSKRFEIQAINDSIVGGIVITEINDDFDCIYLNEGYLNMIGYTRKQLKDELNNKLIKLIFKDDRTELINSINKQLKVSDTFASEQRVEKRDGTIIWILLKGRKIIYENGKSVLCSVIVDITSAKLLEQELKKSEERHEIIIKQTQNIIIEWDIEKDQINISPNWYNKFGYDPITENATKNIIKSVDIYHDDMDKFISLVKLTSEGSEYEECEIRLRIRDTTYAWFSIKATTLFDNNGKPYKVVGSLTDIDESKREAEKLKERAEKDPLTDLYNKKASQSLIEEYITLDKKRKGALMIIDIDDFKGINDNLGHLYGDAVLSEIASDLINLFRASDIVGRIGGDEFIVFMKDISEARDIINKAEELVKAFERSFLGKGQNYKISLSVGIARFPQDGMDYMKLFRNADIALYSAKGKGKNCYTLYDKKIDKVQYITSTRNSGENANVKTSFKEHITNHIFDILYESSDIEVAVNLILSIVGKHFNVSRVYIFENSDDNLACKNTFEWCNEGITSEINNLKNICYNDLGNYLLNFNADGLFYCNDIDNLGSDVKKILKPQGIRSILQCKILEGDEFRGFIGFDECSYNRMWTNDEVNTLTFLSKTLSMFLLKMRIQSKLEESLKIQKSVMDNMDIWAYVVDRNTYELLFINKKMLESAPNTHVGDLCYKALWNNQNKPCKKCPMRHLKEGDDTCKSFMRNRKFDVKANITTTTLKWFDGKDACLIFGSEVSSIESEKNI; via the coding sequence ATGATGAACAGACTAAAGCCAAGAATTCTAGGTATTAGTATCTTGTTTATTATTATAATTATTTTAACCTGTGGAGCTATTTTTAAGTTTAAATTTAAATTGGATAATAAGTTAAAAGAAACCACATATACATATTTGTCAGAGTTTACAGAACACAATATAATTAATCTCAAGACAAGACTTAGTGGTCAATTTGACATGCTTGAATCTATTGCTAACTTCATTGGAAATTTGAGTAATGTAAATGATGAAATGGTGATTGATTTAATGGATTATGGGGTAAAGCGAAGTTCTTTAATTAGAATGACTATTTCTACATTAGATGGGAAAAGTTATTCTAATGATGGAATCATCAGTAATATTCAAGATAGAGATTATTTTAAAAAAGCTAAAAATGGACAAAGGAATATATCAGAACCTTCAAAATCTATTGTTAATAATAAAGAAATAATAGTTTTATCTACCCCAATTTATAAAAGTGGGAAAATAGTTGGTATTTTAAGCGGAATTTATGATTCAAAAAAGTTAAATGAATTGTTAGGATTATCTGCATTTGATAAAAAAGCAGATGTTTTTATTGCCGAGAAAAATGGAGATATAATTGCTCAAAATACAAATAGTAAAATGCTATCATGTATATTTAAGCTTTTTGATAAAGATAATTGTGATGAAGTGGACTGTCTAAAAACTATAAAAGAAAATATGAAAAGTTATAAATCTGGATATTCTAATTATAACTTAGATAATGAAAAATTTATCTTAAACTATCAGCCACTTGGAATTAATGATTGGTATGTTTTTTCTGTTGTACCAAATGAAATAGTATCTATTCAGTCAGAGAATATATCTTATGATGTATATATATTTGCATTAGAAATATTACTAGTTATATTGATTTTTATAGTATATATAGCCTGTATTATAAATAATAATACTAAGGTTATTATAAATGAAAAAGAAAAATTTAAAGCGCTTACTGACAATATACTAGGAGGGGTTAAAAACTGTTTAAAAGATGAATATATGACTATGACATATGTAAGTCAGGGATTTCTAGAACTTACAGGTTACTCTGATGAAGATTTAAATAAAATATTTAAAAATAGATTTAAAGACATGATTTACAAAGAAGATATATACAAGTTTAATTGTATTATTCTAAATCAATTAGAAAAACAAGATAAAATTGAAGTTGAATATAGAATTGTAAAAAAAGATGGAAGTATAATTTGGGTTTTGGAGAGAAGCAAGTCTATAAAAGACAGTAAAGAAAATGAGTGTATTCAGGGAGTTTTAACTGATATAACAGAACTTAAGAAAATACAGGGAGAGTTACATTCAAAAAGATTTGAAATACAGGCTATCAATGATAGTATTGTTGGTGGAATAGTCATAACTGAGATAAATGACGATTTTGACTGTATATATTTAAATGAAGGTTATTTAAATATGATTGGATATACACGTAAACAACTAAAAGATGAGTTGAATAATAAATTAATCAAACTTATTTTTAAAGATGATAGAACAGAGCTAATTAATAGTATAAACAAACAACTTAAAGTAAGTGATACATTTGCATCTGAACAAAGAGTTGAAAAGAGAGATGGTACTATTATATGGATTTTATTGAAAGGAAGAAAAATAATTTATGAAAATGGAAAATCTGTACTTTGTAGTGTTATTGTAGATATTACTTCTGCTAAATTATTAGAGCAAGAGCTTAAAAAGAGTGAAGAGCGTCATGAAATTATTATAAAACAGACGCAAAATATCATAATAGAATGGGATATAGAAAAAGACCAAATTAATATATCACCTAATTGGTATAATAAGTTTGGCTATGACCCTATAACTGAAAATGCAACAAAAAATATAATAAAATCAGTGGATATATATCATGATGATATGGATAAGTTTATTTCGTTAGTTAAACTTACTTCAGAAGGTAGTGAATATGAAGAGTGTGAAATTAGACTTAGAATTAGAGATACTACGTATGCTTGGTTTAGTATAAAGGCGACAACGTTGTTTGATAATAATGGGAAACCTTATAAGGTAGTAGGAAGTTTGACTGATATTGATGAGTCAAAACGAGAGGCTGAAAAGTTAAAAGAAAGAGCAGAAAAAGACCCTCTGACAGACTTGTATAATAAAAAAGCATCACAATCACTTATAGAAGAATACATAACATTGGATAAAAAAAGAAAAGGTGCTTTAATGATTATTGATATTGATGACTTTAAAGGAATAAATGACAATTTAGGACACTTGTATGGAGATGCTGTATTAAGTGAAATTGCAAGCGACCTAATCAATCTATTTAGAGCATCTGATATAGTAGGAAGAATTGGTGGAGATGAGTTTATCGTTTTTATGAAGGATATTTCTGAAGCAAGAGATATTATAAATAAAGCAGAAGAATTGGTTAAAGCATTTGAAAGGTCTTTTTTAGGTAAAGGACAAAATTATAAAATATCTTTGAGTGTAGGAATTGCTAGATTTCCACAAGATGGTATGGACTATATGAAGTTATTTAGAAATGCAGATATAGCTCTTTACTCAGCTAAGGGAAAAGGTAAGAATTGTTATACATTGTATGATAAAAAAATTGATAAAGTACAATATATAACTAGCACAAGAAATTCAGGTGAGAATGCCAATGTAAAGACGTCTTTTAAAGAACATATCACAAATCATATATTTGATATACTATATGAATCAAGTGATATAGAAGTGGCAGTAAATTTAATTCTCAGTATTGTGGGTAAACACTTTAATGTGAGTCGTGTCTATATATTTGAAAACTCAGATGATAATTTAGCATGTAAAAATACATTTGAATGGTGTAACGAAGGTATAACTTCAGAAATTAATAATCTTAAAAATATTTGTTACAATGATTTAGGCAACTATCTTTTAAACTTTAATGCTGATGGGCTATTTTATTGTAATGATATTGATAATTTAGGTAGTGATGTGAAAAAAATACTTAAGCCACAAGGTATACGTTCAATATTACAATGTAAAATTTTAGAAGGTGATGAATTTAGAGGGTTCATAGGATTTGACGAATGTTCATATAATCGTATGTGGACTAATGATGAAGTGAATACATTGACTTTTCTATCTAAAACACTCAGCATGTTTTTATTAAAAATGCGTATTCAGAGTAAGCTAGAAGAGTCTTTAAAGATTCAAAAGTCTGTAATGGATAATATGGATATATGGGCGTATGTTGTTGATAGGAACACCTATGAATTATTATTTATTAATAAAAAAATGCTTGAGTCAGCACCAAACACTCATGTGGGTGATTTATGTTATAAAGCTCTATGGAATAATCAAAATAAACCTTGTAAAAAATGTCCTATGAGACATCTAAAAGAGGGTGATGATACTTGTAAATCATTTATGCGCAATAGAAAGTTTGATGTGAAGGCAAATATAACTACAACCACTTTGAAATGGTTTGATGGGAAAGATGCATGCTTAATCTTTGGAAGTGAAGTAAGTAGCATTGAATCTGAAAAAAATATTTAA